The window ATGTGATTGTAGGGCCGGGCAATATCTATGTGACCCTTGCCAAGAAAATTGTTTCCGGTATTGTGGGTATTGATATGATTGCAGGACCCAGCGAGATACTGATTATTGCTGATAAAACCGCAAACCCGGAATGCATTGCCGCAGACCTGCTCTCCCAGGCCGAACATGATATGCTGGCGTCTGCCGTGCTGGTGACCGATTCCCAGGAGCTTGCACAAAAGGTTTCTGCCGCAGTTGAACCCCAGCTCAATGCCCTGCCGCGCAAGGAGATTGCCGGACCGGCCATCAATAATTTCGGTTCCATTCTGGTGGTGCCGGATATTGACACGGCCATTGAACTTTCCAACCGCCTGGCCCCCGAGCATCTTGAACTCATCGTGGAATCCCCCTTTGATTATATCGACAGGATTCAAAATGCAGGAGCCCTTTTCCTGGGAGCTTATACCCCGGAGCCCATGGGGGACTATATCGCAGGCCCCAACCATGTACTGCCCACAGCAGGCACGGCCCGGTTTTCATCGGCTTTGAGCGTGTCTCATTTTACAAAGAAAACCAGCCTGATCCATTATTCCAAAGCCGCTTTTGAAAAAGAGGCGGATGATGTGATCACACTGGCCCGGACCGAAGGCCTGGATGCCCATGCCAATTCAGTGAGAATGCGAAGGAAATAAGAGTTCAGCTGGTAACTGTTTTTACAGGTTTTCAAGGGCCTGTTTCAGGGCCGTGATGGAAAAGGGTTTGGACAGGGCTGCAGAAAAACCAAAAAAAGAATAGTTTTCCATGACCGCATCATTGGAATAGCCCGAGGCTACAATCCCCTTGATTCCGGGATTCAGGACCCGCAGCTTTTCCATGGTCTCTTCGCCTCCCATGCCATGTTTGACTTCAAGGTCCAGGATTACCTTGCCGATAATTTTGCCTTCCACAAGACAGGAGCGGTATTTTTCCACCGCTTCTTCACCGGATTTTGCAAGGACAGGCTCGTAATCCAGCTGGATGAGAATTTTTTCGGCAAGTTCCAGGATCATGGCATCGTCATCCATGAACAGGACAAGGGGTTTTCGGGTTGCCACCCTGGCTGGTCTCTTGGGTTTAGGTTTCACCTCTATGGGCGTAATGGTCTCTTTGGGAGTATCCTTCGGGAAAATGGGCAGGATGATATCCACACAAGTGCCCTGGCCCGGGGTGGATTGAATCTGGATATTGCCCTGGTGGTTTTTTACAATGGCCCAGGCAATGGAGAGTCCAAGACCGGTACCCCGGTTGCCTCCTTTGGGTTTGGTGGAAAAATAGGGATTAAAAATTTTTTCCAGATCATCGGATTTGATTCCTTTGCCCTGGTCTATAACTGATATGACAATCATGCCTTTTTTGGGGGCATACAGCCGGGCAGTTACCGTTGCCGGGGTTTTATGATCCATGGCTTCGGAAGCATTGATTACAACGTTTTTCAATGCTTCCTTAAGGGCCTGGCTGTCTGCTTCAATAACAGGCGGCAGGTCAAATATTTCAAGCCTGGACAAGATGTTTTTTTCCTGTTCCAGTTCTGCAAGGGCATCGGTAATAAATCCCGAAAGGTCAATGTGGGTTTTAATACCCACGGCGCTGCTGCTTGAGAAGATAACGAATTTGGACGCCAGATTTTTTGCCTGGAGAACCGATTGTTCTGCATCATCCAGATACTCTTTGATGGGTCCGCTTACCGCTGCCATCTGGGCCAGGTTGATATTGCCCAGGGTAACTGAGAGGGTGTTGTTGAAATCATGGGCAATCCCCCCCGCCAATGTGCCGATGGCTTCAAGCTTCTGGGAACGGGCCAGGCGTTCTTTGGCTTTACTGAGCTCGTTTTCCGCCCGTTTTTTTTCAATGGCCGTGGCAATGGTGTCCGAAACAAAGCTGAGGAGCTCCACATGCTCTTCATTGTATTTAACGGAATTGGTATAGCTTTTTACCGCCATTACACCAAGCACTTCGTTTTTTACCATCAATGGAATACCCAGCCAGTTTTTGGGACGCTGTCCCACGACCCTGCCTTGGGCTTCAAGGTCTAAAAGTTGCTGTTCATCCAACAGCAATGGTGCTTTGTTTATAACCACATCACCTGTTAAACAGGGTTTTTCAAGGAAATTGTATATCCATTCAGGAGGTTGGTCAGCCTGCTCGTCCCTGCGAAATACATACTGTATTGCTTTTTGGTCCTTGTGATAAATGGCGATAAAAAAATTTGGGATATCCATAAGACATGATACCCGTTTGTAGATAGAGGCATACAGGCCTGCAAGGCAGTCGCAGGCGGCCAGGTCGGACGCAATATAAAACAGCGTTCTATTGATCAACTCTGCCCGGCGGGCTTTTTGGATTGAGCGCTCCAGTCTTTTGATCTGTTGCTCAAGCATTTCGTAACTGGGTTTATCACTCATTATTATCTTCCGGTGTTAATGCTTGGGCCTTGGGCCCTATTCAAGATTCTTGTAAGACAACTTTGTTGGAAGTGACCATAATATATGATTTTAATAAAAGCATCAAGTCATTGGAAAATCCCTTTTGCTGCCTATACAACCATAGGTGAAGGTGCTAAAATATTTAAAACTGTTCATGGAGTAAAAAACATAGAGTAAAAAAATATACCTTCAGATAAAATTCAGGAGCAGACAATGACCCAATTCAACCATATTATGGCCTGTATTGACCTGTCAGATTATTCACCCATGACCCTGGGCTATGCCCTGGATCTTGCCGGAAAGGCCGATATCAAGGTCACCATTTGTTCTATTGTACCATTGCGTGAGGTTAATCCGGTGTTTATGGCCGGCATGATGTACCCCTGCAGGGAGGACACCAAGGAGTACCTTGAGGAACTTAAAACAAACAGGATTGCCCAGATCAATGAATTGATCCGGACACGTTACCCTGAATTTGACGGCAAAACAGATATCCGCATCAAAATGGGATATCCCGCCGAAGAGATCCTTGCCATGATTGATGAGATTGATCCCG is drawn from uncultured Desulfobacter sp. and contains these coding sequences:
- the hisD gene encoding histidinol dehydrogenase encodes the protein MKIFNYPSPEAEKRVQDTIDRGLGFSREDQENVQAFLDDVKKRGDDALVEYTNRFDSPVVTVNTLKVTEQEFEDALAQVTPQFLKALDRAVEQVSAFHGRQRENSWIDTPRNGVMVGQMVRPVSAAGIYAPGAKGGKTPLVSSVLMGGIPAKVAGVKSISLMTPPMADGKINPHLLAAARAVGIDSVFKAGSAWAIGALAYGTAQVPKVDVIVGPGNIYVTLAKKIVSGIVGIDMIAGPSEILIIADKTANPECIAADLLSQAEHDMLASAVLVTDSQELAQKVSAAVEPQLNALPRKEIAGPAINNFGSILVVPDIDTAIELSNRLAPEHLELIVESPFDYIDRIQNAGALFLGAYTPEPMGDYIAGPNHVLPTAGTARFSSALSVSHFTKKTSLIHYSKAAFEKEADDVITLARTEGLDAHANSVRMRRK
- a CDS encoding ATP-binding protein — encoded protein: MSDKPSYEMLEQQIKRLERSIQKARRAELINRTLFYIASDLAACDCLAGLYASIYKRVSCLMDIPNFFIAIYHKDQKAIQYVFRRDEQADQPPEWIYNFLEKPCLTGDVVINKAPLLLDEQQLLDLEAQGRVVGQRPKNWLGIPLMVKNEVLGVMAVKSYTNSVKYNEEHVELLSFVSDTIATAIEKKRAENELSKAKERLARSQKLEAIGTLAGGIAHDFNNTLSVTLGNINLAQMAAVSGPIKEYLDDAEQSVLQAKNLASKFVIFSSSSAVGIKTHIDLSGFITDALAELEQEKNILSRLEIFDLPPVIEADSQALKEALKNVVINASEAMDHKTPATVTARLYAPKKGMIVISVIDQGKGIKSDDLEKIFNPYFSTKPKGGNRGTGLGLSIAWAIVKNHQGNIQIQSTPGQGTCVDIILPIFPKDTPKETITPIEVKPKPKRPARVATRKPLVLFMDDDAMILELAEKILIQLDYEPVLAKSGEEAVEKYRSCLVEGKIIGKVILDLEVKHGMGGEETMEKLRVLNPGIKGIVASGYSNDAVMENYSFFGFSAALSKPFSITALKQALENL